The Bacteroides sp. AN502(2024) DNA segment CCCTCAAAGAAGCAGAGAGAAGCGGACGGAATATACACTATACAGGGTTAGAACTCTACCCGCTGGACTGGCAGACAGTAGAACAACTAAGCTATATCTCCGGTGATGAGCAGCTTACCATACATCGGAAGCAATCAGTAACCGATGAGCCATCTACCTCGAATGGAGAACAACAACCGGCTATCGAATTGTTTAAACAGCTTCATACATCACCCTGGGGAAAAGACGTGCAGCTGACGTCCCACTTCACCTTACGGAAAATAGAAACAGACGTGAATCAATGGATAACGGAAAAGCGATTTGATACCATCTATTTCGATGCCTTCGCTCCGGAAAAGCAACCGGAAATGTGGTCGCAAGAACTATTCAACCGTCTCTACGTTTTATTAGATAAAGGCGGAATACTGACTACTTACTGTGCCAAAGGTATCGTCCGCCGAATGTTACAGTCAGCCGGATTCACGGTAGAACGCCTCCCCGGCCCCCCGGGTGGTAAACGGGAAATATTACGAGCCCGGAAATAAGAATAGAAAGAAGATAAAAAACGAAATAGAAGAAGTCATGAAAAAACAACTGAAAGATATGAGAACCCTTCTCCTCCTTAGCACCTGCCTCCTAATGGTAGCCTGCACAGGACGATCCTCCCAAGCAAGCAATGATGACGAAGCAAAACCAACGTTAACCGTCACCCTGGAACCGCAACGTTATTTCACGGAAGCTATTGCCGGAGATAAATTCAACGTAGTCAGCATGGTTCCCAAAGGCTCCAGCCCGGAAACTTATGATCCTGTCCCCCAACAACTGGTTTCTCTGGGAGACAGCAAAGCCTATTTCCGCATCGGATACATCGGTTTCGAACAGACCTGGATGGACCGTCTGATGAACAATACTCCCCATATCCGAGTATTCGACACCTCCAAAGGGATCGACCTCATACTCAATAACGATGATCACGATCACGACCACGTCCACGGACGTAACAGCCACGCAAGGCATATCCACGCTGTAGAGCCGCACGTATGGAATTCCACGGGTAATGCTTTAATCATTGCCGGGAACATCTACAAAGCCCTTAGCCAACTGGATAAAGCAAACGAAGCGTACTATAGGAACCGTTACGATTCACTCTGCCAACGCATCCAGCATACCGACAGTCTGATCCGCCGTCAACTCTCCGCTCCCGAAGCAGCCAAAGCCTTCATGATTTATCATCCGGCCCTCTCCTACTTCGCCCGCGACTACGGATTGCATCAGATTTCTATCGAAGAGGGTGGCAAAGAGCCTTCTCCCGCCCATCTGAAAGCTCTGATAGACCTCTGCAAAGAAGAAGATGTACGGGTAATATTCATCCAACCGGAATTTGACAAACGCAATGCGGAAACCATCGCGCAGCAAACCGGAACGAAAGTGGTCCCCATCAATCCGCTAAGCTACGATTGGGAAGAAGAGATGCTGAATGTAGCACGGGCACTGGCCTCCGGCAATGAAAGAAGCCATGCATACATAGAAAAATAAAGATCTTTCTTTTTGTTTTCTATTACAAAAAAAACGACCTTTGCCCTGAAAAAAAATAAAATTTAGAGTCAAATGATAAGGGATAACATTCGATGGATCGCAGGAGGATGGGTATGCTTATTTTTGCTCATTACGCATGCACAGACGATGATTTAGACGATCTGAATTACCAATGATTACCTATTAAACCCGTATCAATGAAACAGTTAATCAACAAAACCGAAGACATAGTAAAATCATGCCATATCCTATCATCGAAATAAAGAATCTCTCCGCCGGATACGACGGACGCACAGTGTTGCATGATATCAACCTCACCGTTTACGAACGTGACTTTCTCGGTATCATCGGCCCTAACGGAGGGGGAAAGACAACACTCGTCAAATGCATTCTCGGACTGTTGAAACCCACCGCAGGCGAAATCATTTTCCACACCTTGTCTCAGGAGGTACAAAAAGAGCGGACACCGCAAATGTCACAAATGTCACAAAAGAAACAAGCGAACGCAAACGGACGCCCCTCGTTGGGGTATCTGCCGCAATACAGCAGCATAGACCGGAAGTTCCCCATTTCCGTGGAAGAAGTGATCCTGTCCGGATTGAGCATACAGAAGTCGCTCACCTCCCGATTCACTTCCGAACAGAGAGAGAAAGGCAGACAGATCATTGCCCGTATGGGGCTCGAAGGACTGGAACACCGATCCATCGGTCAGCTGAGCGGCGGGCAGTTACAACGCGCCCTCCTGGGACGTGCCGTCATTTCCGACCCCTCGGTGCTCATCCTCGATGAACCCAGCACGTACATCGACAAACGTTTTGAAGCGCGCCTTTACGAATTGCTGGCTGAAATCAATAAGGAGTGTGCCATCATTCTCGTCAGCCACGACATCGGCACTGTGCTGCAACAGGTGAAATCCATCGCTTGTGTCAATGAAACACTGGATTATCATCCGGACACGGGCGTCACTACCGAATGGCTGGAAAGGAACTTCAACTGCCCTATCGAGCTGCTCGGACACGGGACATTGCCTCATCGGGTTTTAGGGGAACATCATCACCACTGACAAGCTATAGCGAAGGTGAATTCAAAACTATCCCCTATCTCTTACGTAGTCACCAAATGATACCTATATCCTCAATAAACATGTTTTTCATCACAATTTCTCATTTTTCACAAACGAATTGATACAACATTTATTTTTATTACTATCTTTAGGGCAATGTAACTTGCAAGTATTACAAAGGACGTGATTCATTGACATCACTTCCATTATTATTAACCTCACTAATACAAATTTGCCTATGAAAGTTGAACGCTTGTTGTTCGTTTGTTTTATGCTTATCAGTTTGACAACCTGTACAAAAGATGAATCTTTGGCAGAAGCCAACCTTCCTTCCCCCAATGAAGTCAACTCTTTGGTGGGTAACCTGTTTATCAAACAAATGCGCTCACAAATAGGTAGGAGCGAATGTTTTACAAGAAGTCTTGGTGGCACCCCCTTGTATGAATACACCATTTTGGCCGTTGGATACAATTGGGGACTCCATTATGCGATTCCTTATACTGACGAAAATGGAATAATAAATGGATGTTTGATTTTTCCAGTTGATGAATCGCTGCCAACAGAGGAGAAAAGTCCGGAGGGAACGCTGGGTACTCCTATTCGATTGGACGAAACATTATTGGCGCAGACCCCTATTACATCACTATATGTTTGTATGGCTCCCTTTCTGAATTGGAAAAATAAAGGACTTACTGTGAAATCATACTTGATAGATAAGGCAGAATTATTAGAAAAATGCGTTCGAATAGTAGATGATGAAAACAGCCAAACACGCAGTAGTGTATCAATCCTTTCAGGCAATAGTTGGGAAGAGGGCGATGCTGTTAATATTACTTTACAAATATATAGCGAAGCCATTGTGGATGTCGATGCAAAAGGCTATAATTACACAATAGTAAATTTAAACAGGATAGAGGATTTAATGCGTGACCGGTTCCGCAATCCTGAGAAGCCTGGTTTTATTGCATATTCACAACACTATAATCATTACCAAGATGGAAATCGAAGAGGAATAAGCAAGGCAGAGATACAATTTTTCCGGGTTATATACGGATTAATAATGCAACAAGAAATTGATGATTTTTTAAAATATCTGATTAATCGTGAATATAGAAAATTCCATCTTTCCATACAATATTCTTATCATATGAAACATGGAATGTTTTACAGAGGAAAGCCTAGCAGACCTGGCAGTGGAGGAACCGGCACAGGAGGAGTCAGCACAGGAGGAACTAGCTCCAATAATGGTGAAACGTCATCCCCCCAAACCCCTAATACAGATAAAATAGTTGAAGATACAAGTGGTTTAACACCTGAACAATTAGGGAAATTAGAAGATGCATTGAGCGAACTTAACGACAAGTTCTGCTTTGCAGGGAAAATCATAGATTATTTAGCAGAGAAAAACTATAAATACACCTCTGTTAAAATTGATTCAACGATGTTTGGCAGTGCAGGAGCAGGAATTTTATGGAAGGATGGAAAAGTAGTGGGCGTTAATTTGAAATTTCAAACAAAAGAAGATATTGATTTTCAAGCAGTAGGGCATGAATTGATTCATCTACTCCAAGTAGAACAAGGTGTATATTCAGGACAGGAAGTCCGTGGTATGATGGAATATGAACGAGTCTTGATTGATGATATATTATATTATGCCCATGTAACAACAGAGCAACTTTTTAACGGTGTTAATGGAGGCTCGTGGGGTTACATCTCGAACGAGAAAAGAGACAAATGGAAAAGTTTGTCTAAGGAATATAACAGTTGGCTAGAAAAAACAATATCAAAAGGATTACCGGAATCTATTTCGGCTGACGATTTTAAGAAATGGGCCGATCTGTTTGCAATAAGCAAAAACGGTTATCTAGCAGATGGTGGCTACAATTATAACATAGATTATGCACCCAAGGCCTTACAGAAAGTTCTAAACCTATCAAAAGGATGTATCAAATAATTAAACACTTACAATTATGAAAGCAACGATTCTTTTATTATTCCTGTTTCTGAGCCTGAACGCTTCAGCGTATGTGAAAGACACTACATTTGTAGTTAATACGGCTGAAAATACGTATGAGGTAAGTTTTTTCTCTCAACATGTCAGAATTGATAACGTAAAAATCCGCAATTTCCCATCCAATGATGCAGATGAGCGAGAACATACTATTAGAAAAATATCTATTGGCAATGAAAGCATCGGAGCCTGCATCCGGAAATATTGCAAAATTCCTTTAATGAACGTGTCGTTTGAAAAGTACGATAGCATGAGAATCGGAATCAAATATGATTTGCAAGGAAAGCCATTCTGCACCTGTTTCAGTTATCCTGCCAAATTGATGATACCCATTGAGACCATCGAGCAGCTTGAAAAGGTGTTGATGGAAAAGGTAAAAATAACGGTTAAACTTACAGGGTCGTCTTCTTGCAAAAGAATCTACGGAGTGGAAGTAAAGATTGTTCTTAATTTACCTAAATTGCAGCAAGGAATAGATACAGAAGAACGGGTATGGTAATGTACCTACTCCATAACATTCCATTCAAACACTTGCAATTACTTTTGTGCTAAAGCAAAGTAAACACAAAGGGCTGAATCCCGAATAGGTGACAGCCCTAATTTTTCATCGCCTCTTTTTTTATCGGACAGCAACCCGAGTATTAACACCCGAAATCTCAACCATTAACACCTAACGGCCAGGATATTAATAGAAAACTCCCGTTGTCTTGATAGCAAACTTACTCTTCCCTAACAGGAAAGTTATGCTTGACTAAGGATAATCTATAAACGCAAGTTGCGTTTATAAAATTGCAAGCTTTGTTTTTATAATTGCAAGCTTCATTTATAAAAACAAAACTTGCAATTATAGTTTATGACGAATGAAAAGAAAGTTTGTAATTAAGGCAAAAGATGTTGACTAACAGGATAAAGGAAGTTTATCCTTAATACATCAGAGCTTATTCATTAAAGGGCTAAAAACAAATTCCTCACTTGCCAACACACAAGTCCCCGCCTTCCGGAAAAGGAAAGAGATAGTAAATCAGCCTTCCGTTACTTAATATTTCTTACTTTCTTCCTCATTATCCTTACAAATCACTATCTTTGCGACCTCATAATTTGTTTTTAACGAATAAACTACGATAGTGCTGATGAAACAATACAGAACCGTAAACAACCTTATGGGTTGGCTTGCATTTATCATTGCGGCAACCGTCTACTGCCTGACAATAGAACCGACGGCAAGTTTCTGGGATTGCCCGGAGTTCATAACTACCGGCTATAAACTGGAAGTCGGACACCCGCCCGGCGCGCCTTTCTTCATGCTGATGGCTAACTTGTTCACCCAATTTGCTTCCGATGTGACTACCGTAGCAAAAATGGTGAATTACATGAGTGCCCTGATGAGTGGCGCCTGTATCCTGTTTCTTTTCTGGAGCATCACCCATCTGGTACGCAAACTGATTATCACTGATGAAAACAATATCACCAAAGGACAGCTTATCACGGTGATGGGTAGCGGACTGATCGGTGCACTGGTCTATACATTCAGTGACACGTTCTGGTTCTCGGCCGTAGAAGGTGAAGTATATGCCTTCTCCTCCCTGTTTACCGCTGTCGTTTTCTGGTTGATCCTGAAATGGGAAGACGTGGCCGACCAACCGCATAGCGACCGCTGGCTCATCCTCATCGCCTATCTGACGGGATTGAGTATCGGTGTCCATTTGCTGAACTTGCTTTGTCTACCCGCCATCGTGCTGGTTTACTACTATAAGAAAACTCCGAACACCACTGCAAAAGGCTCGCTGCTGGCACTCATCGGTTCCGGTGTATTGGTAGCTGCCGTTCTCTACGGTATCGTACCGGGTATTGTGAAAGTAGGCGGCTGGTTTGAACTGCTGTTTGTCAACGGACTTGGCATGTCGTTCAACTCCGGCGTAGTAGTTTATATCTTCCTTCTTGCAGCCACTCTGATCTGGGGTGTGTACGAAAGCTATACCGAAAAGAACA contains these protein-coding regions:
- the mnmD gene encoding tRNA (5-methylaminomethyl-2-thiouridine)(34)-methyltransferase MnmD; the encoded protein is MERIIERTDDGSATLFVPELNEHYHSTKGARTESQHIFIDMGLKASSAASPRILEIGFGTGLNAWLTLKEAERSGRNIHYTGLELYPLDWQTVEQLSYISGDEQLTIHRKQSVTDEPSTSNGEQQPAIELFKQLHTSPWGKDVQLTSHFTLRKIETDVNQWITEKRFDTIYFDAFAPEKQPEMWSQELFNRLYVLLDKGGILTTYCAKGIVRRMLQSAGFTVERLPGPPGGKREILRARK
- a CDS encoding metal ABC transporter solute-binding protein, Zn/Mn family: MKKQLKDMRTLLLLSTCLLMVACTGRSSQASNDDEAKPTLTVTLEPQRYFTEAIAGDKFNVVSMVPKGSSPETYDPVPQQLVSLGDSKAYFRIGYIGFEQTWMDRLMNNTPHIRVFDTSKGIDLILNNDDHDHDHVHGRNSHARHIHAVEPHVWNSTGNALIIAGNIYKALSQLDKANEAYYRNRYDSLCQRIQHTDSLIRRQLSAPEAAKAFMIYHPALSYFARDYGLHQISIEEGGKEPSPAHLKALIDLCKEEDVRVIFIQPEFDKRNAETIAQQTGTKVVPINPLSYDWEEEMLNVARALASGNERSHAYIEK
- a CDS encoding metal ABC transporter ATP-binding protein, yielding MPYPIIEIKNLSAGYDGRTVLHDINLTVYERDFLGIIGPNGGGKTTLVKCILGLLKPTAGEIIFHTLSQEVQKERTPQMSQMSQKKQANANGRPSLGYLPQYSSIDRKFPISVEEVILSGLSIQKSLTSRFTSEQREKGRQIIARMGLEGLEHRSIGQLSGGQLQRALLGRAVISDPSVLILDEPSTYIDKRFEARLYELLAEINKECAIILVSHDIGTVLQQVKSIACVNETLDYHPDTGVTTEWLERNFNCPIELLGHGTLPHRVLGEHHHH